A stretch of the Clostridiales bacterium genome encodes the following:
- a CDS encoding carbohydrate ABC transporter permease encodes MQDNMIAERSKAGQAAQTLRVKPKWHMTVLHIVYYLILVLFLVFYMLPFWGALVSSFKSNAEAISTSPIALPQNFSMEGYSGAMDLLAVSLLNSLVVTVFGAAGSVFLGSICAYALGKWKFRLNNVFFIALIAATYLPFQAILIPLLRNITSYGLYDNIWGIVLAHSIFGMPMCTTMMRGYYAEVPDALIRQAMIDGNGMWQIYRKIVVPNTKLATITTFVFQCTSIWNEMLFALVLANQGEGAQAPLATIVLNSFVGSTGVEINQLMAGSMILALPMLIIYIFMGKYLISGQMSGAVTAS; translated from the coding sequence ATGCAGGACAACATGATTGCTGAGCGCAGCAAGGCAGGGCAGGCGGCACAGACGCTGCGGGTCAAGCCGAAATGGCATATGACCGTGCTGCATATTGTCTACTACCTGATCCTGGTCCTTTTCCTGGTATTCTACATGCTGCCCTTCTGGGGCGCGCTCGTATCCTCCTTCAAGAGTAATGCCGAGGCGATCAGTACGTCGCCCATCGCGCTGCCGCAGAACTTCTCCATGGAAGGTTACAGCGGCGCTATGGACCTGCTGGCGGTCTCCCTGCTCAACAGCCTGGTGGTTACGGTATTCGGCGCCGCCGGATCCGTGTTCCTGGGATCGATCTGCGCGTACGCGCTGGGCAAATGGAAGTTCAGGCTGAACAACGTGTTCTTCATCGCCCTGATCGCGGCCACGTACCTGCCTTTCCAGGCGATCCTGATCCCCCTGCTGAGGAATATAACCAGTTACGGGCTGTACGACAATATATGGGGTATTGTGCTGGCTCACTCAATTTTCGGAATGCCGATGTGCACCACCATGATGCGCGGCTACTATGCCGAGGTGCCGGACGCACTGATCCGCCAGGCCATGATCGACGGAAACGGCATGTGGCAGATTTACCGGAAAATTGTGGTGCCCAACACCAAGCTGGCGACGATTACCACGTTTGTGTTCCAGTGCACATCCATCTGGAATGAGATGCTGTTCGCACTGGTCCTGGCAAACCAGGGCGAGGGCGCGCAGGCGCCGCTGGCCACGATTGTGCTGAACAGCTTTGTGGGTTCAACGGGTGTGGAAATCAACCAGCTGATGGCCGGCTCCATGATCCTGGCCCTGCCGATGCTGATCATCTACATCTTCATGGGTAAGTACCTGATCAGCGGCCAGATGAGCGGTGCGGTTACCGCGTCGTAA
- a CDS encoding sugar ABC transporter permease, producing the protein MGKIQLFLNNFYKMTFEGKGAFWGIILAVLLLVLVYLCAENLRNKLKRKEWFLLAVPALLLAVFALVLVNSCNYVPISERAEGTPAYAWEQTTKKSENTLEYVSDVKDPATGAACTQTYTFSDILGRLTTRETSDHVAEEFTVTGSDETSGITFYPDGTYRFSTADGSAEETGKYTYADKALTLVNDTDGTETKVGKTSSKLRYTSAVTDPATGEAYKAEYGIKGLKEMFVIEESAEAVQEAYTAESTDGATSITFNPDGTYTFAAADGSVQENGHYAYRGGELVMANAEGAAAFRKNFSAQYIWLIFAAAVAAAMVLIYVFHDRIKAFLNRHPMIWLLIPAALLIYFVYVAIGWNVWVSVSDWPDHSQTASYGWGGFGQYAKMFADSSFWNSVWNTLKLFLIIPVCLLLGLGLALVMDQGLKGTPVFRTLILLPFALSFVVTGLIWQQMFNGNGGILVEFFRLQGINLNINWTSNEMVMFSIMLVMVWQFSGYVAVIFLAAIKNVPTNIVNAAKLDGSYMPRIYRKMILPQMTGAMGSCITILAMYALRSFDLIYSLTSYTNPASATLPIMMYNEMYAHDNYAYAAAISCFLLVMVLVLILPLTYLTNRRKR; encoded by the coding sequence ATGGGAAAGATCCAATTATTCCTGAACAATTTCTACAAGATGACGTTTGAGGGCAAGGGCGCCTTCTGGGGCATCATCCTGGCAGTCCTGCTCCTTGTCCTGGTCTATCTCTGCGCGGAAAACCTCAGGAACAAGCTGAAGAGAAAGGAATGGTTCCTGCTGGCTGTTCCGGCGCTGCTGCTGGCTGTGTTCGCGCTGGTGCTGGTCAACTCCTGCAACTACGTTCCGATATCGGAACGGGCGGAAGGCACCCCGGCTTACGCCTGGGAGCAGACGACCAAGAAATCGGAAAACACCCTGGAGTATGTGTCGGACGTGAAGGATCCCGCCACCGGGGCGGCCTGCACCCAGACATATACCTTCAGCGATATCCTGGGCCGGCTGACCACCCGCGAGACCTCCGACCATGTGGCGGAGGAATTCACGGTGACCGGATCGGACGAAACCTCCGGAATCACTTTCTACCCGGACGGAACCTACAGGTTCAGCACAGCCGACGGCAGTGCTGAGGAGACCGGAAAATATACCTATGCGGACAAGGCGCTGACGCTGGTGAACGACACGGACGGCACCGAGACCAAGGTGGGCAAAACCAGCTCCAAGCTGCGGTACACCTCCGCGGTGACGGATCCCGCCACCGGCGAGGCGTACAAGGCGGAATACGGCATCAAAGGCCTCAAGGAAATGTTCGTCATTGAGGAAAGCGCCGAAGCTGTGCAGGAAGCCTATACAGCGGAAAGTACGGACGGAGCCACCTCCATCACGTTCAATCCGGACGGCACGTACACCTTCGCGGCGGCGGACGGCAGCGTGCAGGAGAACGGACACTACGCCTACCGCGGCGGCGAGCTGGTGATGGCCAACGCCGAAGGCGCGGCCGCATTCCGGAAGAATTTCAGCGCGCAGTATATCTGGCTGATCTTCGCGGCGGCGGTCGCAGCGGCGATGGTGCTGATCTATGTGTTCCATGACAGGATCAAGGCATTCCTGAACCGGCACCCGATGATCTGGCTGCTGATTCCCGCGGCCCTGCTGATCTACTTCGTGTATGTGGCCATCGGCTGGAACGTGTGGGTGTCCGTGTCCGACTGGCCGGACCACAGCCAGACAGCCTCTTACGGCTGGGGCGGTTTCGGGCAGTATGCGAAGATGTTCGCCGACAGCTCCTTCTGGAATTCCGTGTGGAATACGCTGAAGCTGTTCCTGATCATTCCGGTCTGCCTGCTGCTGGGCCTGGGCCTGGCGCTGGTGATGGACCAGGGCCTGAAAGGAACCCCGGTATTCCGGACGCTGATCCTGCTGCCATTTGCCCTTTCCTTCGTGGTGACGGGCCTGATCTGGCAGCAGATGTTCAACGGCAACGGCGGTATCCTGGTGGAATTCTTCCGGCTGCAGGGAATTAACCTGAATATCAACTGGACCAGCAACGAGATGGTCATGTTCTCGATCATGCTGGTGATGGTATGGCAGTTCTCCGGCTATGTGGCGGTGATCTTCCTGGCGGCCATCAAGAATGTGCCGACCAATATTGTGAACGCCGCCAAGCTGGACGGTTCCTACATGCCCCGCATCTACCGGAAGATGATCCTGCCGCAGATGACCGGCGCAATGGGCAGCTGCATCACCATCCTGGCCATGTACGCGCTGCGTTCATTTGACCTGATCTACTCACTGACCAGCTACACGAATCCGGCATCCGCGACACTGCCGATCATGATGTACAACGAAATGTACGCCCATGACAACTATGCGTACGCCGCGGCTATCAGCTGCTTCCTGCTGGTGATGGTACTGGTGCTGATTCTGCCGCTGACTTACCTGACGAACAGGAGGAAGAGATAA
- a CDS encoding carbohydrate ABC transporter substrate-binding protein, with product MKKMIALLLAVLLTVSCTGALAAKNPKINADDLNFEAIIDDTEAEGTVNVYHWWTAGGEKDAIESVVSEFNSVYLEDEADKPAKSNAIPGGAGGAMVMKVKVLQQTGKSPEAFQAHPGQEIQPYLDSDLLLNLNQVWEYGELEDRIIPGLAEMCTAADGNHYVVPIGIHKTNIILYNIHVFEKYGVAIPDHEDITWDEFWAICDELAAKMPEGEYPLDLGDQKGWPASQVFENILLGTDPQIYENFINGEYSVEDLTRVMETYTKLMDYVAPDHNSRDWYHATGSMVNGTYAMQIMGAWAQPLMTNMEQVYGVDYGVFTFPGTEGWFGMCVDGFVVSNNSANVEGGVRWAYSVCTQDVQEYFSARKESISPYNDTPDDIYNELTLHFKEQLLDPATKVYPSITHGTAIPWSASTSLQTQIQEYATSTDHDAEYYANRIVNILREANVKGDWNLVD from the coding sequence ATGAAAAAAATGATTGCCCTGCTGCTGGCTGTGCTCCTTACGGTATCCTGCACCGGCGCGCTGGCAGCCAAGAATCCCAAGATCAACGCGGATGACCTGAATTTCGAAGCAATCATTGACGATACCGAAGCGGAAGGCACCGTGAATGTCTATCACTGGTGGACCGCCGGCGGCGAGAAGGATGCCATCGAGAGCGTTGTTTCGGAATTCAATTCGGTTTACCTGGAAGACGAAGCGGACAAGCCGGCCAAATCCAACGCGATTCCCGGCGGCGCCGGCGGCGCGATGGTCATGAAGGTGAAGGTGCTGCAGCAGACGGGCAAGAGCCCTGAAGCGTTCCAGGCCCATCCCGGCCAGGAAATCCAGCCCTACCTGGATTCCGACCTGCTGCTGAACCTGAACCAGGTATGGGAATACGGCGAACTGGAAGACCGGATTATTCCCGGCCTGGCGGAAATGTGCACCGCGGCGGACGGCAACCACTATGTGGTGCCGATCGGCATCCATAAGACCAACATCATCCTCTACAATATCCACGTATTTGAGAAGTACGGCGTGGCCATCCCGGATCATGAGGACATTACCTGGGACGAGTTCTGGGCCATCTGCGACGAGCTGGCTGCCAAGATGCCCGAAGGTGAATATCCGCTGGACCTGGGCGACCAGAAAGGCTGGCCAGCCAGCCAGGTGTTTGAGAATATCCTGCTGGGCACCGATCCGCAGATTTACGAGAATTTCATCAACGGCGAGTACAGCGTGGAAGACCTGACCCGCGTGATGGAGACCTATACCAAACTGATGGACTACGTCGCGCCGGACCATAACAGCCGCGACTGGTACCATGCCACCGGCTCCATGGTGAACGGCACCTACGCCATGCAGATCATGGGCGCCTGGGCGCAGCCGCTGATGACCAACATGGAACAGGTGTACGGCGTGGACTACGGCGTATTCACCTTCCCCGGCACCGAAGGCTGGTTCGGCATGTGCGTGGACGGATTTGTGGTGAGCAACAATTCCGCCAACGTGGAGGGCGGCGTCCGCTGGGCGTACAGCGTGTGCACCCAGGACGTGCAGGAATATTTCTCCGCACGGAAGGAATCCATCTCCCCCTACAATGATACGCCGGATGACATATACAACGAACTGACCCTGCATTTCAAGGAGCAGCTGCTGGATCCCGCCACAAAGGTGTATCCCAGCATCACCCACGGCACGGCGATTCCGTGGAGCGCCTCCACGAGCCTGCAGACCCAGATCCAGGAGTACGCCACCTCCACCGACCATGACGCGGAATACTATGCGAACCGTATCGTGAATATCCTCAGGGAAGCCAATGTGAAAGGAGACTGGAACCTTGTTGACTAA
- a CDS encoding glycoside hydrolase family 3 C-terminal domain-containing protein, producing MLTKNHFRRGLAVLAALMMAFSLVSVSAAEETAYEQPVLNPHVKTIIEADGYRFIDLNGNGSLDVYEDWRLDADTRADDLVGQMTVREKIAQMQHPTYLPRADGKIAPYLQKYCTDYGIGMLLIRELNSVQTAAETMNVVQEYAEASRLGVPVLVSMDSVHGLSYVSGATVTGHNLALAATRDEELVTKLAEIAREEHIAIGVRMTLSPESDIASEPRWGRVMETFGEDPDLVTRMVRAQIVAFQNGTMGVNKDGIVACIKHFPGAGPQMEGKDTSPIVADEETLQIHLKPYYAAIEANVGSVMPYYSVPLALDMENSAIGSKAALQDLLRDQMGFDGIIQTDWGMIWAIQEALGTMTGEEISDEEAIIIGVTQSRVDGIGGESIRLIDQMEEMTGEGKIDEAILTAAAYRIVRAKFALGVFENPYCDVEYAVSFVGNEEHTALNLEAARKAMTLLKNDGALPLTANAGQKILVCGPRAGDMDSLVGGWSSQQEGLTIAAAIEKYAGENDTVTFIADDVTAIAEAAKDADVVIVSVGEPSYQHDPPWGYDTLEITASQQEILEAVKANTQGKIITVVTGGRPYILTWCDENTNAILEAYYPGQQGGIAIAETIFGENNPTGKTPLQFPRDMASVNDQSGDVSFDLENPLYDYGWGLSYE from the coding sequence TTGTTGACTAAGAATCATTTCAGACGGGGCCTTGCGGTCCTTGCCGCGCTGATGATGGCGTTCAGCCTGGTCAGCGTTTCCGCGGCGGAAGAAACCGCCTATGAACAGCCGGTACTGAATCCCCATGTGAAAACCATTATTGAAGCCGACGGGTACCGGTTTATCGACCTGAACGGCAACGGCTCCCTGGACGTTTATGAAGACTGGCGCCTGGACGCGGACACCCGCGCCGACGACCTGGTGGGCCAGATGACTGTGCGGGAAAAGATCGCGCAGATGCAGCACCCGACCTACCTGCCCCGGGCTGACGGCAAGATTGCCCCGTACCTGCAGAAGTACTGCACGGACTACGGCATCGGGATGCTGCTGATCCGTGAACTGAACAGTGTGCAGACGGCGGCCGAGACCATGAACGTGGTGCAGGAATACGCCGAAGCGAGCCGCCTGGGCGTTCCGGTCCTGGTATCCATGGACTCCGTGCACGGCCTGAGCTACGTGTCCGGCGCGACCGTTACCGGGCATAACCTGGCCCTGGCCGCCACCCGCGATGAAGAACTGGTGACGAAGCTGGCTGAAATCGCCCGCGAAGAGCATATCGCCATCGGCGTCCGCATGACGCTGAGCCCCGAATCCGACATCGCCTCCGAACCCCGCTGGGGCCGCGTGATGGAGACATTCGGTGAGGATCCCGACCTGGTTACCCGCATGGTCCGGGCACAGATCGTGGCGTTCCAGAACGGGACCATGGGCGTCAACAAGGACGGCATCGTGGCGTGCATCAAGCACTTCCCCGGCGCCGGCCCGCAGATGGAAGGCAAGGACACCTCTCCCATCGTGGCGGATGAGGAAACCCTGCAGATTCACCTGAAGCCCTACTACGCCGCCATCGAAGCGAACGTCGGCTCCGTGATGCCGTATTACTCCGTGCCGCTGGCCCTGGATATGGAAAACAGCGCGATCGGCTCCAAGGCCGCGCTGCAGGACCTGCTGCGGGACCAGATGGGCTTTGACGGAATCATCCAGACCGACTGGGGTATGATCTGGGCCATCCAGGAAGCCCTGGGCACCATGACCGGCGAAGAAATCTCCGATGAGGAAGCCATCATCATCGGCGTGACCCAGAGCCGCGTGGACGGCATCGGCGGTGAATCCATCCGCCTGATCGACCAGATGGAAGAAATGACCGGCGAAGGCAAGATCGACGAAGCGATCCTGACCGCCGCGGCTTACCGCATTGTCCGCGCGAAGTTCGCGCTGGGCGTGTTTGAGAATCCCTACTGCGACGTGGAATACGCCGTATCCTTCGTGGGCAACGAAGAGCATACCGCGCTGAACCTGGAAGCCGCGCGGAAGGCCATGACCCTGCTGAAGAACGACGGCGCCCTGCCGCTGACGGCGAACGCCGGCCAGAAGATCCTGGTCTGCGGCCCGCGTGCCGGCGACATGGACTCCCTGGTGGGCGGCTGGTCCTCCCAGCAGGAAGGCCTGACCATCGCTGCCGCGATTGAGAAGTATGCCGGTGAGAACGACACGGTGACCTTCATCGCGGACGACGTGACGGCGATTGCCGAAGCGGCAAAGGATGCCGACGTCGTGATCGTTTCCGTCGGTGAGCCCAGCTACCAGCATGACCCGCCATGGGGCTATGACACCCTCGAAATCACCGCCTCCCAGCAGGAGATCCTCGAAGCGGTGAAGGCCAATACCCAGGGAAAGATCATCACGGTGGTAACCGGCGGACGGCCCTACATCCTGACCTGGTGCGACGAAAACACCAACGCGATCCTTGAAGCCTACTATCCCGGCCAGCAGGGCGGCATCGCAATTGCCGAGACGATCTTCGGGGAGAACAACCCGACCGGTAAGACTCCGCTGCAGTTCCCGCGGGATATGGCTTCTGTGAACGACCAGTCCGGCGACGTCTCCTTCGACCTGGAGAACCCGCTGTACGATTACGGCTGGGGCCTGAGTTACGAGTAA